From the genome of uncultured Methanobacterium sp.:
TGGTGGGTGAAATCCATGGAATGTCCCAGAGAGGGGGTGTGGTGTCCACCCAGATGAAGATTGGAGATTCAAGGAGTCCGATCATTGAGGAAGGAAAAGCAGACCTTCTACTAGCATTTGAACCACTGGAAGCACTAAGGGCAGTTAAAATGATAAATAAAGAAAGTTACGTGGTTACTAATACTTCATCAATTTATCCATTTAACATCCGGCAAAGTGAACATCCTTACCCTGAACTATCCACCCTACTGGATGAACTGGGGTCCCATGCAAATAAGGTTATTGCCCTGGATGCTGATGGGATAGCCAAGGAAGCGGGTCACATCCTGTCATTGAACATGGTAATGTTAGGTGCTGCAGCAGCGGTTCCAGGATTCCCAGTGGATAAGCAGATCATAATAGAATCAATGAAGAATAATTTACCTGAGAAGAGTATTCCCATAAATTTGAAGGCATTTGAGGAGGGATTCAGGGTTTGTTCTTCCAACATTTAAGCAGGGTTAAATTATATTCACTGAAAATATTTTGTTTTAATATTTTTTTTATTTTCTTAAAAATTAAAAATTAGTGGAAAAATACAATTCATAATAATCAGATATAAAAATCATAATAATAAGATATTTATTATAATCTGATGATCAGTGGGGGAATTGGATATGGGTTCATTTAATGAATGTATGCAGGAATATAGAAAACAGTTAGAGAAAGGTTGTATTCAGGAGGCGTATGGTGGATTAATGGGATATATAATGGATTTGAGAGTTTATTTTAAAAATAAATATCCCCAATATTTTGTGTCAGGCATTTATCAGGGCTACATGGATATGACCTATTTTTCTTTCTCCCCAGAATCATTAAAAAGCCGAAAATTGAAAATTGCCATAGTTTTCATTCATGAAACATTCAGATTTGAAGTTTGGTTAGCAGGATACAATAAAAAAGTTCAAAACAAATACTGGAAACTGTTTAAAGAAATGGATTGTGATAAATACCATATTCCACCTACTACAAAAGGTGTGGACTCTATTATGGAGCTTATTTTAGTTAAAAATCCAGATTTCAGTGATTTAGATAGTTTAACAAAGCAAATAGAGACTGGAACATTGGAATTTATTAATGATGTTGAGAAGTTCTTATTACAATAGATAGTATATGAAGGACATTATATGGGAAATTCAAATTAGAAATTATATATGAAATTCAAATTAGAAATTGCGACTAAAAAACTGACAAAATAAAAATGAATAAAAATAATGTTATGTTTACCAGTTGTAAACATCTTCTGGGGGGATCACGATTGCCCCACCCTTTTTAAGGACTTCTATCCCTGCATCAATATCCTCTGGATGGAGCAGGACAATGGCTCTTTCTTCTTTTTCATCCACAAAGGCGTAAAGATAATCCAGGTTTATGTTTGAGTCGTCCAGTATTCCCAGGATGGTGCCCAGTCCTCCTGGCTGGTCTGACATCTGCACGGCAATAACGTAGCCCATCTTAACTACGAAGTTGTTTTCCTCCAGGATTTCTTTGGCCTTATAAGGTTCAGGTACAATCAATCTTAAAATACCGAAGTCTGAGGTGTCAGCAATGGACAGTGCCCTGATATTGAACCCTGCATCGGCCAGAACATCCAGCGCATTCCTCATTCTACCTTTCTTATTTTCCAGGAATATTGATAACTGTTCTATTTTCACTTCTAATTCCCCCTTATAATATCTCATATCATTTTTAATCTATTTTTATAGGATACTTCACCAAATTATGCTTGGTTTTCAGTAGATTCGAATTTTAAAGTTCAAATTCCTTTTTTTTTAAAATCATTTATTTAATCCACGTTTATCAATAACCCTGACTGCTTTTCCTTCACTTCGAGGTAGTGTTCTTGGTTCTACCAGGGTTACAGTAACTCTCAAACCAATCTCATTGTGGATGAAGTTTTCTATTTTCTTCTTTATCCCCACTAACTCCTTCACCTCATCAGAGAAAAGTTCCGGTGATGTTTCCACCTGTACTTCCATTTCATCCAGGTGCTGGGGTCGGGTGACAATGATCTGATAATGGGGTTCAATACCATCCATCTTCAGTAAAGCTTTTTCGATCTGGGATGGGAAAACTGCCACTCCACGGATCTTGAGCATGTCATCGGTTCTTCCGGTTATACGGTCCATTTTAATCATGGTCCTGCCACAGGAACAGGTTTCTCTTCTGAGACTGGTAACATCCTTGGTTCTAAAACGAATAATGGGCATTCCCTGCCTGGTCAGGTTGGTCAGGACCAGTTCTCCCTTCTCGCCTTCTTCCAGTACTTCCTGGGTTTCGGAATCAATGATCTCCGGGTAAAAATGATCCTCCATAACATGCAGGCCATCCTGTTGGGGGCATTCTAGAGCTATTCCTGGCCCCATTATCTCTGTGAGACCGTAAATATTATATGCTGGTGCATTGAAGCGTTTTTGGATCTCCTGGCGCATCTCTTCAGTCCACATCTCTGCTCCAAAACCAATGGATTTTAATTTCATATCCTCACTTTTAAGTCCTTCTTCTTCGGCTACCTCTGCCAGGTAAAGTCCGTAGGAAGGAGTGACTATTAGAACCGTAGTTCCAAAGTCCTTCATTATCTCGATCTGTCTACGGGTTTGTCCGGTTGAAATGGGTATAACTGTGGCCCCTATCTTCTGGGCACCGTAGTGCACCCCAAAACCACCGGTAAAAAGACCGTAACCATGGGTGTTCTGGATAAGATCATCATCATCAACTCCGAACATGGTTAAACCCCTGGCCATTATTTCGCTCCAAGTATCCAGATCTTCCCGGGTATAACCCGAAACAGTGGGTTTTCCAGTGGTTCCTGATGATGTGTGAACTTCCACAATCTCCCGTCTTGGAACTGCAAACATTCCAAAGGGATAGGCAGCACGAAGATCGTCTTTAGTGGTTAAAGGTAATTTTTGGATGTCTTCCAGGGTTTCAATGTCCTCTGGTTTAATACCTGCCTCATCAAAACGTTTTTTATAATAGGGAACATTCTCGTAGGCCCGTTTTGCAACATCCTTTAATTGTTTAAGCTGCAGTTTCTTCATTTCATCTCTAGATATGCACTCTACTTTTTCATTCCAGATCATTTCAAATCCACCGGCCATTATCTCTTATTTTTATTAAAATCAATTTTAAATACTTTAATCAAATTTTTTTAATTATTATAACCTTTTATTTAATCTAATTAATTTTCGTATAAACCCATTTGTCCATTAAATTACTTTTCAGGTTTATTTATCACGTGAGGTTACCCGTTCACGTGGAAACTGTTTATAACTTTATCCATTTCGTTTTTATAGTCGAGGAGGGCTTGGTCAAAGACAAAGATCACAAAATAGGCGGTATTGTTTTTCTGGAAAGCTATACCTCTGGTGGTGAAAACCTTATCTTTGGGCTTGTAATTGGCTTCCAGTTCATAGGCAGTGATGTTGTCAATGGTAAGGTCACCTTCATAGTAGATCATGCCATTTTTTAAAATGTTTGAACGCCACTCAGAAACCCGGTATGTGAAATTTTGTGTTCCCAAGTCTTCTTTAAATACAGAAAAACTGTTATTCTCATCATGAGTAACTGTAACCACCATAGAAGATTGGTTTGTAACATTAGTAATATTCCAACCTTCAGGATAATCAAATGAAATGTTACCATTGTCAAAATGGTTTTTAAGAGTCTGGGTGGTGTTATTACTGCTCTGGTTAGTGATGGCTTTATGATCACCCATAAACCACATTGCAGTGGTAACCACTAGGATAATTAAAATAATAATGCCAATAATGCTTAAAATAGATCTTTTCCTCAGTATTTTAGGGATGGTTTTTTTCAAATTATTAGAATTGAGTTTTTCCTCTGATTCAGTGCGTGGTACTCTGAGCCGGGTAGGGCCATCATTTCCCTGTTTATCATCACTATTTTTTTGGGATTTAAGGGAATTAACCTTACTGGAAAAGGAATTTTCTCCATTTTTCAGTTTTAAAGAGCCAATTTTTTCTTTAATATCTGCACTGGCTTTTCCCAATTTGGATGTTGAATCCTTTTTCTTGGTATTGTTTCCTGGTTTTCTTAATCGAGGAGGACCATCTTCGCTCAATTATTTCACTACCCTTTTTTCTATTCTATTCATTCATTAATCTAAAAGATAATTTAACCCTATCTATTTTAACTCTATTTATCTGGGGCATTAATGGGTTTTTATTGTTAACATTATTTAAATTTTGATAAATGGGTATAAGCTTCATGTTTTAAGCATACATTTGATATAATTACGTGGATTGATAATAACCTTATTTATAAAAGTTTATATATTGTTGCCAGAGATTCAATAATCATTAATAATAATGATAAAATTATTCAAACTTAGGTTGTGATTTAAGTGGATTTAATGATATTAAGTATTGTTGTTTTGATATTTCTCCTGATAAACGGGTATGTTGGTTATGTTGCCTGGCGTAGAACTAAGAGTGCGGATGATTATCTTGTTGCAGGGAGGGAAACACATCCCTTCATCATGGCCCTGAGTTATGGGGCCACATTCATCAGTACCGCAGCTATTGTGGGATTTGGAGGGGTTGCTGCCAATTATGGTATGGGTATCCTTTGGCTGGTGTTTTTAAACATCATCGTTGGGATATTCATTGCTTTTGTGTTCTTTGGAAAACGAACCCGAAAAATGGGTCATAATCTAGGTGCTTTAACCTTCCCCGAGTTTTTATCAAGGCGTTTTGACAGTAGATTTATCCAGTACTTTTCGGGTGCTGTTATTTTTATTGGAATGCCATTATACGCGTCGGTTGTACTTGTGGGAATGGCCCGGTTTGTGGAAACAACTTTGGGTGTGGATTACAATATAGCTTTAGTTGTAATGGCGGTCATAGTAGCGGTATACGTTATTTTCGGTGGGATCAAGGGTGTGATGTACACCGATGCCCTGCAAGGTAGTATAATGTTTTTTGGAATGATATTCCTTCTCATAGCAATTTACTGGATCCTGGGTGGAGTAACTGATGCCAATCAGGCACTCACCAATCTGGTGAATGTTGTTCCCCAGAAGGCAACTGCAGCAGCTACCGCAACCGGGTTCACTGGCTGGACATCCATGCCATCTCTTGGAAGCCCATTCTGGTGGACCTTAGTCTCAAGTTTGATCCTGGGAGTGGGTATAGGAGTTCTATCCCAGCCCCAGTTAGTGGTGCGGTTCATGACTGTTAAATCAAATAAGGAGTTAAACCGGGGAGTTCTGATCGGGGGAGTATTCATATTTGTAATGACCTTCGGGGCCTACGTGGTAGGAGCACTTTCCAATGTCTACTTCTTCCAGACAACTGGACAGACTGCGGTTCAAGCAGCAGGAGGTAATCTGGATAAGGTTATACCTGCATTCATAGCTGCGGCCATGCCTCTATGGTTTGCATATCTATTTATGGTTGCACTCCTATCTGCTGCCATGTCCACTCTTTCTGCACAGTTCCATGTCCAGGGAACTGCCCTGGGAAGGGACATATATGAGACTTTGGTACGTAAAACTGGAGGATCATCAGTAAGAATGGCCAGGATAGGGATAGTAATTGCAGTTGTCATTGCAGTAATTCTTGGATTCATACTACCTGCCAGTATAGTAGCCCTGGGAACTGCCCTGTGGTTCGGTATCACTGCTGCAGCATTCCTGGCAATTTATGTGGCAGCACTGTACTGGAGGCGAGCCACCAAAGAAGGTGCAATTGCAGGACTAGTTTGTGGTGCGGTAACCAGTTTGATATGGTTGTTGTTCGGCTTTAAAAAAACAGCAGAACCATTGGGAATGTCCAATGCTTTAATGGGACAGTCAACTATTATTACCTCTTTACCCTGGCCAACTGTGGATCCCATGATCGTGGCCCTTCCAGTGGCAATTATTGTTACTATTGTGGTCAGTCTGCTTACCAAACCCCCTGAAAAGGAGTTCCTGGATAAGTGCTTTGAGGGAGTGGACCAGTCCCGGGGAAAATAATCCCCTTGATTTTATCCCCTCTAATCCTTTTTGAAAAATACTTTTAGAAAAATAAACTGTTTGAAATGATTAAGCCTAAAATGGAGTCTAATTGATTTCAATGAAACTTGGAAATTATCAGTATGAAAAAACCAGTCAACTAAGTTGGGTAGAAGTATTCCAAAATCCGTGTCCTATCAGTGTTCACACTTTCCAGACCGGATCCGTGATTATCAACCTGAAAGGCACTTTAAATCCAGACCACCCCCGTGCTAGGGATGTTGAAGAACAGGAAATGGAGGTTCCCATACTGGCTCACTGGGTACACCACCAGGAAAAGGGTGACTTCTTACTGGATGTGGGGCTTGATTCGTCCTACTTTAACGATCCCTGTGGAGGATTAGAGGGAACTGCTGTTGATGAATACTTGCAGGAAGAAAATGAGGATATTGCCTACCATCTTGAAAAAAGAGGGATTAACCTTGAAATAGTGTTTTTAAGCCATTTACATTCTGACCATGCAGCAGGGGTGAGAGAACTTCCTAAAAATATTCCCTATGTAACTGGTAAGGGTGAGTATAATGAGTACCAGCCAGAAGTCCATGGTGACTTTTTAGAAGGTTTAGACGAGTTATTTGAAATTGATTATTCTAAGGCACAGAATATGCCCTTTTTAGGACCCAGTGTGGATCTTTTGGGTGATGGATCACTATGGGCAATCCATACTCCTGGACACACCCCTGGACACAGTTCTTTCCTTGTAAATGGGATGGAGGGCCCTATTCTCATGGCAATGGATGCTGCATTTATCCGTGAGAATCTCAAACTTGGTGTTGCTCCCAGTGACTACACCTGGAATAAGGAGGTGGCTCAGGAAACCCTGGAGAAGATTTTAACGTTTTTAAGATTGTATCCTCAGGTTAGGGTGGGTGCTGGCCATGAAATATAAAAAAATCACATATTGCTTTAATTAAAGACTTTTTTGTTAATTTATTTTATTAAATTGAATTATTTAATTGGATAACGTATTATTTTAAGTCCTTTTTTATTCTGAAAGTAATGATCCCACATAATCCCATAACTATAAATACAACTAAAATTATAACTGACTGACAATCAGTCAATAAATGAAATATTAAAACACAATATGATGTGTTTGATTACAGATTAGGAGGATATCCATGAGTGATCATGAAAACAAGAATGAATATGCAATACAAACCTTTGGTCTAACTAAAAGCTTTGGAAATCGCAAAGCAGTAGATAAAATCAATCTCGTAGTGAAAAAAGGAGATATTTTTTCTCTTCTTGGACCAAATGGCGCAGGTAAAACCACTACAATAAAAATGCTTACTGGTGTTCTCAAACCGACAGTTGGAACAGCAAAAATTATGGATTATGATATAACGAGAGATCTGTCAGAAGTTAAAGGAATAATCGATATTTCACCCCAGGAAACTGCTATTGCAGGTCATTTAACTGCTTGGGAAAATCTTATATTAATGGGTGGAATAAATGGCTTGAAAAAGGAAGATACGGAAAAAAGGGCTAAAAAATTAATAAAATTAATGGGACTTACTGAAAGGGCGAATGAACAGGTGCAGAAATTTTCAGGGGGAATGCAACGTAGATTAAGCATAGCAATGGCTTTGATTTCTGATCCTCCAGTACTTTTTCTTGATGAACCCACTTTGGGTTTAGATCCTCAGGCTCGAAGGGTTATCTGGGAGCAGATCGAGCAGTTGAAGGGGAAAAAAACAATCATATTAACCACACATTATCTTGAAGAAGCAGATGCTCTTGCTGACAGGGTTGCAATAATTAGCCAAGGCAACATTATTGCAGAGGGAACGCCGCAAGAACTTAAGAAAAACATATATGGGCTACAGACCATGATAATTAAGGGACAAAACCTTTCCTCTTTGGATATCGATGGATTAAAAGAGGTATATCCTCATATTACAAAAATAGATGGTGGAATCAAGATAGAAGCACAGGAATTAATTTTTGATGAGATAGTTGATTATTTACGTTCTAGAGGAGTGAAAATTAACTGGCTTTCCATGAAAGAACCTTCTTTAGATGATGTTTTCCTTACTCTTACCGGAGAGGAGGTGAACTAATGCGATTTTTAAGTCTTGCTAGTCGAAATCTTAAAGAAATATACCGTGATCCACTCGCCATTGCATGGGGTATGGTTTTTCCTGCTGTTTTAATGCCTGCTATTATTTCCATAGGTAAAAATGCCCCTCTGGAAATTTTTACAGCCAATGCATTAACACCTGCAGTGGCGGTATTTAGTTTTGGTTTTTTAACTTTGTTTTCAGCTATAATTTTAGCAAAAGATCGTGAAAGTGCATTTTTAACCAGACTTTTGACCACACCACTCACAGCAACAGATTTCATATTAGCATACACTTCTGCCGTTTTTGCCAATAGCAATACTCCAAATTATAATCTGTTTTGTAGTGGGGAGCTTTTATGGAGTTACAATTAATTCAACCATTTTATTAACTCTGATAATTCTTTTTACCATGGCAGTTGGATGTATTAGTTTGGGAATGATATTGGGATCTCTTTTCACGGAAAAACAGGCTCCAGGGGTGAGTTCAATAGTCATAGTTATAATATCCATATTAGGTGGATGTTGGATGGATTTAAAGGCAATTGGTGGTGTATTTGAAACAATTGGATATTCACTTCCTTTTGCACATGCTATTGATGCTGCAAGGGCTGTTTTGAATGGATCTAGCGCGAGTGGTATTGTTACAGATTTCTATTGGGTTCTTGGTTATACTCTGGTATTTTTCGTTGCAGGTATTTTCTGTTTCAGGTGGAGAACAAAGGGATAATTCATAGTTCCCACATACAAAATATAATATGTTTTGGTTAATTTGGGGACTATTATGAGAGTGACAAAGGATCCTGAAATAAGGCGCAAAGAGTTAATGGATGCAGCAGAGGAATTATTCCTTGAAAATGGGTACGAAGAGACTGCAGTATCTCATATAGTTAAAAAAGCAGGCGTAGCGCAAGGTACGTTCTATTATTATTTCAAATCCAAAGAAGCAATACTGGATGCAATCACTGATAAATACCTTGATATTCTTATTGAAAACATGGAAAATATTGCCGATCAGGAGAATTTAAATAGTATAGAGAAATTAATGGCAATATTTGAATTTACTTCATCATTTACAGGAGATCGTAAGGGAATAATGGACTTTATTGAGGGAGGAAGGTGCGCTCACTTACAAATTAAGTTCAATGAAAGGATGTCTTCTGGGACTATTGAATCCACTGCACTTGTAATTCAACAGGGTATTGATGAAGGTGTTTTTAATACTGAATACCTTGAAGAAGCTGCTCGAGCGTATATAGGAGTAACAGCTTTAATTCTCCAGGGAGTAAGTGATCTTGATCCTAAATCACCTGAATTTATGAGAAGATTAATGGCACTGTTCTATTTTATGGAGCGAATTTTGGGTGCAGAAAAAGGCATTATCGCCAATGCTTTCATGGAAATGGCCACCAATAAATGATATCGGAGGATTATTAATGGACAAAATTGGGTTTAAATTTCCAGTAGGATCATGAGTTCCACAAAGATCATATTATGAAAATAATTAAGTAAGATGAATAAAAAGAATTTATTAGTTTTCTGTGCGGAATTTTTATCCCTTTTTTGTTCTTGTAATGCTCCGATAGCTCCACAGATGGTACCAGTAAAACCATATAAATAATACCAATTCAATGTTCAGGTTATCATCAAAGACTATATTCCAAGTTAACAGGTTTGATAAAGTAATTTTCATGATATTTGCTATGATTTCACCGATGAATCCTGCTAATGCCCATGAATATAATCTAGAACTGTTATTAATAAAAATGATATAACAAAATTCTGAATTCAGATAACTTAACAAAATTAATTCAAATTAATAATGAAATGAACATGAAATATATTATTTTAACTATTTCAATTTATTCTGCTCTAGAATGCATTATACGGACACCTTTGTCTGCAGTGTAGGGTGGGCGCTGGTCACGAGGTCTTAAAATAGTTTTAAAACTGGTTAAGAAGTCTTTTTAATATTTTTATAAATTTTTAGAAATACAAACTGTTATATCTGATTGAGTTTGAAGAATATCATAAAAGTATGCTAAAATGATAAGAAGGTTTTAAAGTGGGATGTAGTGGTGCTTTAGGTGAGGAAAATAAAACCTCTATGAATGTTATATAGCGAAAAACCAAAATACAACTTAGAGGTTGGGCTGTTATGAATTCACAAGAAATTAAAATTATCGCAGGAAAACTTGGAGCAGATCTCTGTGGAATTACCCACGTAGATAGGTTTAAAAACGCACCACCTGGTTTTAATCCCACAGATATATATTCTAAGTGTAAATCAGTTATAGTTTTTGCAAAACGATTCCCTTCTGGATCTTTATCTGCCGAAAACTCCATTCCGTATACCCTTGTTCGTGATGTAATTATTCAGGAAGTTGATAGATTATGCATTGAATTTTTCCAGATTTTAGAAGATTTAGGAATCGAAGCCGTACCCATACCATCCAGTGATCCTTCAGAATATTGGGAAGCTGAAAATCAGTATGCTAGAGGTATCTTATCATTAAGACATGCTGGTTATTTAGCAGGATTGGGTCTTCTGGGAAAAAACACCCTTTTAATAAATGAAAAATATGGTAATATGATTCAGATGGGTGCAGTTTTAGTTGATATAGAGCTTGAAAGCGATCCTATAGCAGATTATAAAGTTTGCTCAGAAGGATGTAGATTGTGCTTAGATTCATGCCCTCAACAAGCATTAAACGGTGAAACTGTTAATCAAAAACTGTGCAGACCTCTATCAAACTTCATAACAGAGAGAGGATTTAATATAGTGAAATGTCACGTATGTAGGACTGTATGTCCCCATGTTTTGGGTAATTCTAAAAAATGATCTATTCTAGAATGCGTTTTGCGGACACCTTTGTTCGCAGTGTAGGGTGGGCCCTGGTCACGAGGTCTTGAAATAGTTTTTCAAGATTTTTTTTTTAATTGTTATTCATACATCTGATGAAAATAACTAATAAGAAGAATGAGGATTATTATTGTATTTTTTAAATTTTATTTTAATTTCTTTTTTGTTTTAATAATGCTCCAATAGCTCCACAAATGGCACCGATAAGCCCAAATATAATAATACTGATTAAAGTTCCGGTTATTGTGGGAAACATGTATTCTGAAATGCTATGGTTTGATAAGGTAATTATATTTAGGATATTGCCTATAATGAGTACTATGCTTCCACCAATGATTCCTGTTAATCCCCCATGAATTGCACCATTCTTGTAATTTTTGTCAACTGAGTAACCAACACATAGTGTTGCTATTATGATTCCAATTAAACCCAATAAAAAACCAAGAAATGCTGTTACCACAATTCCGAATATTAAAGTTTTCCAGTGTATCCCTTTCATTTTTATTGAATCCTCTTTTTTAACTTCGAGATTCTCTTTATATTCTAATTCTCCACCACATTCACACTGAAACTCTCCAAGATTATCCCTGGAACTTAACTGATATTCTTTTCCACATTCTTTGCATTTTGCAATTACCAAATTTAATCGCCCCTTATATTAATCTAAAGTTGTTGTTAATAAGATATATTACAAAAATTTGGAATTCAATTACTTTACAAATAATTCAAATTAATAATGAAATGAAGATGGAATTTGTATTATTTTAACTATTTCACTTTCTTCGGTTCTAGAATGCGTTATGCGGACACCTTTATCCGTAGTGTAGAGTGGGCCCGGATCATGAGTTTTAAATTGTTTTAAGGTTTAGTTAGCTCTATTATCTATAAATAGTTCTCCGTTCAATTTCATTTTCATCTTAAATAAGTAATCCCCATCTATTTTGGAATTTATTTTTGAATCAGTTAGGTTTATATATAACGTGGCACGATATAACGTAGTGTGGTATAACACTACATGATATAAAATGCTGGAATTGATATGGATACTAAAAAAATACAAAAAAAATATTTACCATTAACGGAAGCGGCTTATTATGTTTTAATTTCTCTAAATAAGCCAAGACATGGCTATGGTATCATGCAACATGTAAATGAGATCACCAGTGGTCGTATTAAGATAGGAGCAGGGACCATGTATGGAAATCTATCCCGGATGGAAAAGGAAGGGTTAATAAATTCAGTTGCCGAAGAGGAACGTAAAAAAATCTATGAAATCAGTGAAAAAGGTAAAATTATACTAGAATTAGAGCTTGTACGTCTAGAAGAACTTCTTAATCATGGTAAAAATGAAATGGGGAGTTTAAAATGAAAGAAGTTAAAACTGTATGGCGAATGTGGGGTGGATGGGAAATAGAAAAAATAGAAAATTGGATGGAAGAAATGGAAAAAAATGGGTGGTCACTTTTTAAATTCGATTTTACTATGATGAGGTTTCAATTTAAAAAAGAAGAAAGCAGAAAAACGAGGTACTGTTTTGATTATCAGAGTAATGTGGGTGAAGATTATTTCGAAATTTTCAAGGAAGATAATTGGGAATTAGTGGATGAAACAATCAGTCCATGGTATGTATGGCGTAAATCCTACGAAGATAAGAAACCCGGTATTTACACCGATACAAGATCGTTAATTGAAAGAAACAATCGACAAATCAGAAATATTGGTTTTGGGGTGATTATTAGCTTAATTTTATTATCTTCTGTGTTAATAACCGGTTTTGATAACACAAAACTAATTTCGGCAATTTTAATAGTTATTCTTGTCTTTTTTGGATATTTAATATCTCAACTTTATCAATATAATAAAAAACTCAAAAATAATGCAATTAAATGTTAAATCACGGGATTAATGGAAAAATATCGGCTAAAAAAGTAATTATGGTGATAATAATGAATTCAAACAAAATGAGGGCAGCGGTATACACAAAATATGGGCCACCTGATGTTCTTGAATTAAAAGAAGTTCAAAAACCAACTCCTAAAGATGATGAAATTTTAATAAAAATTCAAGCGGCATCTACTAATGTGGCTGATTGGCGCCTTATGAGGGCATCTCCCTTTTTGGTTCGCTTCATGGGGGGAGGAATTTTAAGACCTAAACACGAAATACTTGGAACTGACGTTGCGGGGACAGTTGAATCAGTTGGTGGAAACGTAAAGCATTTTCAGCCAGGTGATGAAGTTATCGCCAACCTATCTGAGAGTGGACGGGGTGGTTTTGCAGAGTATACTTGTGCTCTTGAAGGAGATGTTGTTTTAAAACCTGCCAATATTACCTTTGAAGATGCATCTGCTGTAACCATAGCTGCAATTACTGCCTTACAGGGTCTTCGAGATTATGGGAAGATTCAAAAAGGGCAAAAGGTTTT
Proteins encoded in this window:
- a CDS encoding ABC transporter permease, whose amino-acid sequence is MGSFYGVTINSTILLTLIILFTMAVGCISLGMILGSLFTEKQAPGVSSIVIVIISILGGCWMDLKAIGGVFETIGYSLPFAHAIDAARAVLNGSSASGIVTDFYWVLGYTLVFFVAGIFCFRWRTKG
- a CDS encoding TetR/AcrR family transcriptional regulator, coding for MRVTKDPEIRRKELMDAAEELFLENGYEETAVSHIVKKAGVAQGTFYYYFKSKEAILDAITDKYLDILIENMENIADQENLNSIEKLMAIFEFTSSFTGDRKGIMDFIEGGRCAHLQIKFNERMSSGTIESTALVIQQGIDEGVFNTEYLEEAARAYIGVTALILQGVSDLDPKSPEFMRRLMALFYFMERILGAEKGIIANAFMEMATNK
- a CDS encoding epoxyqueuosine reductase, which gives rise to MNSQEIKIIAGKLGADLCGITHVDRFKNAPPGFNPTDIYSKCKSVIVFAKRFPSGSLSAENSIPYTLVRDVIIQEVDRLCIEFFQILEDLGIEAVPIPSSDPSEYWEAENQYARGILSLRHAGYLAGLGLLGKNTLLINEKYGNMIQMGAVLVDIELESDPIADYKVCSEGCRLCLDSCPQQALNGETVNQKLCRPLSNFITERGFNIVKCHVCRTVCPHVLGNSKK
- a CDS encoding DUF5518 domain-containing protein, which gives rise to MVIAKCKECGKEYQLSSRDNLGEFQCECGGELEYKENLEVKKEDSIKMKGIHWKTLIFGIVVTAFLGFLLGLIGIIIATLCVGYSVDKNYKNGAIHGGLTGIIGGSIVLIIGNILNIITLSNHSISEYMFPTITGTLISIIIFGLIGAICGAIGALLKQKRN
- a CDS encoding PadR family transcriptional regulator, translated to MDTKKIQKKYLPLTEAAYYVLISLNKPRHGYGIMQHVNEITSGRIKIGAGTMYGNLSRMEKEGLINSVAEEERKKIYEISEKGKIILELELVRLEELLNHGKNEMGSLK
- a CDS encoding DUF2812 domain-containing protein, coding for MKEVKTVWRMWGGWEIEKIENWMEEMEKNGWSLFKFDFTMMRFQFKKEESRKTRYCFDYQSNVGEDYFEIFKEDNWELVDETISPWYVWRKSYEDKKPGIYTDTRSLIERNNRQIRNIGFGVIISLILLSSVLITGFDNTKLISAILIVILVFFGYLISQLYQYNKKLKNNAIKC